Proteins from a genomic interval of Oceanispirochaeta crateris:
- a CDS encoding VIT1/CCC1 transporter family protein, protein MTKTTINKLLNEQQNEIDACALYKKVAVLIKDEKNKKTMELIAKDEYKHYTRLKELTGRDIKARSFRVTIHFWFIQIFGLTFGIKLLESVESKGIKSYSELDRSLKYMDEIIEDEERHETELIEMLDEERLKYVGAVVLGLNDALVELTGALAGFTIAFQDTKLIGLTGLITGISASFSMAASEYLATRHEGGDDAVKSSLYTGLAYVFTVIFLILPFSIVSNPFVALGVTLCIAVLIILGFNFYIAVAKGYNFKIRFLEMAAISLGVAGLSFVIGVLIKKFIGVDI, encoded by the coding sequence ATGACTAAAACAACTATTAATAAGCTTTTGAATGAACAGCAGAACGAAATTGATGCTTGTGCTCTGTATAAAAAAGTAGCCGTTCTGATTAAGGATGAGAAGAATAAAAAAACTATGGAGCTCATCGCCAAGGATGAATATAAGCACTATACCAGGCTGAAAGAGTTAACCGGTCGAGACATCAAGGCCCGTTCATTTCGGGTTACTATCCACTTTTGGTTTATCCAGATCTTTGGCCTGACCTTCGGTATCAAGTTGCTTGAGAGTGTTGAGAGCAAGGGAATTAAGAGTTATTCGGAGCTGGATCGTTCATTGAAATACATGGATGAAATTATAGAGGATGAGGAACGTCATGAGACGGAACTCATCGAGATGCTGGATGAAGAACGCCTTAAATATGTTGGTGCAGTTGTTTTAGGTCTCAATGATGCTTTGGTTGAGCTTACTGGTGCCTTGGCCGGTTTTACCATTGCCTTTCAGGATACAAAACTGATTGGTCTTACCGGTCTGATTACCGGTATCAGTGCTTCCTTTTCAATGGCCGCCAGTGAATATCTGGCAACCCGACATGAGGGAGGTGATGATGCCGTTAAATCATCACTCTATACGGGGCTGGCCTATGTTTTTACGGTCATCTTTTTGATACTGCCATTCTCCATTGTCTCTAACCCATTTGTTGCCCTGGGGGTCACCTTGTGCATCGCCGTTTTAATCATATTAGGATTTAACTTCTATATTGCCGTAGCCAAGGGATATAATTTTAAGATCCGGTTTCTTGAGATGGCCGCAATTTCTCTCGGAGTCGCCGGCCTTTCATTTGTCATTGGAGTCCTGATTAAGAAATTCATAGGGGTTGATATTTAA
- a CDS encoding DUF1499 domain-containing protein has protein sequence MKIFLTIAALIVLLLLLMAVIMVVKNRSVPANLGVKDGQLAALPKSPNAVSTQSADADRRVSAFPFIGGVEETRAGIKSVLHAHGGIEIKTESNDYIHAVSTTEKMKYHDDLEFYFDEKEKLVHFRSASRVGYSDMGLNRERYNHLIELYHQEH, from the coding sequence ATGAAAATATTTCTTACTATAGCCGCTTTGATAGTTTTACTGCTGCTGTTGATGGCAGTGATTATGGTTGTTAAGAATCGGAGTGTTCCGGCAAATCTGGGAGTCAAGGATGGACAATTGGCTGCTCTTCCAAAGTCTCCCAATGCTGTGTCTACCCAGAGCGCTGACGCCGACCGTAGAGTCTCAGCTTTTCCATTTATTGGAGGAGTGGAAGAAACGAGGGCAGGGATTAAAAGCGTGCTTCACGCCCATGGCGGCATAGAAATTAAAACCGAGTCAAATGACTACATTCATGCCGTCTCTACCACTGAAAAAATGAAATACCATGATGATTTGGAATTCTATTTTGATGAAAAGGAGAAACTTGTTCATTTTCGTTCTGCATCTCGGGTTGGATACTCTGATATGGGCTTGAATAGAGAACGATATAATCATTTAATAGAACTATATCATCAGGAACATTGA
- a CDS encoding MarR family winged helix-turn-helix transcriptional regulator, with product MNESELRLDRQICFRLYRASRSIIRLYQPILDTLNITYPQYITMLVLWEDNVIDFKDLGRRLDLKTGTLTPIVKNLEQLGYVQREQNREDKRKIWVKITETGKELKSRAQSIPESLNHFINMDQEQYERYAFLLDELVDLLKNAETKQKEKELR from the coding sequence ATGAATGAGAGTGAATTGAGACTGGACAGACAGATCTGTTTCAGGCTTTATAGGGCCTCTAGAAGTATTATAAGACTCTATCAGCCGATTCTTGACACCTTGAATATCACCTATCCCCAGTACATCACTATGCTAGTTTTATGGGAGGATAATGTTATTGATTTTAAAGATCTTGGACGGCGGTTGGATCTTAAGACTGGTACACTCACTCCCATTGTGAAGAATCTGGAACAACTGGGCTATGTCCAGAGAGAACAAAACCGAGAAGACAAGAGAAAAATCTGGGTGAAAATTACAGAAACCGGAAAAGAACTGAAATCCCGGGCTCAGAGTATCCCCGAATCGCTGAATCACTTCATCAATATGGATCAGGAGCAGTATGAGCGATACGCCTTTCTCCTGGATGAGTTGGTCGATCTTCTCAAAAATGCAGAAACAAAACAGAAGGAAAAGGAATTGAGATGA
- a CDS encoding dihydrolipoyl dehydrogenase family protein, producing MELYDIVVIGAGSGGITSAVTAVGFGKKVLLIDKNKPGGECTWSGCVPSKALIHEAAKIHNARSFIKDFAYDSKEAMDHVHNVRETIYSHENPEALSKLGIEYLQGEASFKDSHTIMVGEREIRGKKIIISTGSSPFVPPIEGLDSVPYLTNESIFELERLPENLIILGGGPIGIELAQAVSRLGSKVHVVEMMETLIFREEAEFSKAIAELLTEEGVSLHLGARATRVTTRGEKVVLAYEKEGRESLVEADTLLIAIGRKANTEGLGLVNAGIQYGKKGIQINAKLQTSQSHIYAIGDVVGPYQFSHMANVQGILATQNAILPLKRKIKYNNIAWVTFTSPEIARAGMTEAEARESRSDNIRVYEYDFNQLDRAMTGGETREKMKVILDRRGRVLGLSVMAHRAGEMIGEAQLLRSQNLNFSRMASVIHPYPTYSEVFTKIGKRVMVDNLLNHPLVKIFRKKNPNE from the coding sequence ATGGAACTATATGATATCGTCGTTATTGGAGCGGGGTCTGGTGGGATCACTTCGGCTGTAACAGCCGTAGGATTCGGGAAGAAAGTCCTGCTCATAGATAAGAATAAACCCGGAGGAGAATGCACCTGGTCGGGATGTGTTCCCAGCAAAGCCCTCATTCATGAGGCCGCAAAGATTCACAACGCCAGAAGTTTCATAAAGGATTTTGCCTACGATAGCAAAGAGGCTATGGATCATGTCCACAATGTCAGGGAGACCATCTATTCCCATGAAAATCCCGAAGCCCTGTCTAAATTAGGAATTGAATATCTGCAAGGAGAAGCCAGCTTCAAAGATTCACACACTATCATGGTGGGGGAGAGAGAAATCAGGGGGAAAAAAATAATCATTTCCACAGGTTCATCTCCATTTGTGCCTCCCATTGAAGGGCTGGATTCAGTTCCTTATCTCACAAATGAAAGTATTTTTGAATTGGAAAGACTTCCTGAGAATCTCATCATTCTGGGAGGAGGTCCCATTGGCATAGAATTGGCCCAGGCGGTTTCCCGATTGGGAAGCAAGGTTCATGTTGTGGAGATGATGGAGACTCTGATCTTCCGGGAGGAAGCTGAGTTTTCCAAGGCCATAGCTGAATTGTTGACGGAAGAAGGAGTTTCGTTACATCTGGGAGCCAGGGCCACCAGGGTTACAACCCGGGGAGAGAAGGTTGTTCTTGCCTATGAAAAAGAGGGTCGTGAATCTCTGGTCGAGGCCGACACATTGCTGATTGCTATTGGCAGGAAGGCAAATACCGAAGGGCTTGGACTCGTGAATGCGGGTATTCAATACGGGAAAAAAGGCATACAGATTAACGCTAAGCTACAAACGTCGCAGTCTCATATTTATGCCATCGGCGACGTGGTTGGCCCTTATCAGTTTTCCCATATGGCTAATGTTCAGGGAATACTGGCAACACAGAATGCAATCCTGCCATTGAAGAGGAAAATCAAATACAACAATATTGCCTGGGTCACATTCACATCCCCAGAGATTGCCAGGGCCGGAATGACAGAAGCAGAAGCCAGAGAGTCCAGATCTGATAATATCCGGGTTTATGAGTACGATTTTAATCAGCTTGATAGGGCCATGACCGGTGGAGAAACCAGAGAGAAGATGAAGGTGATTCTAGACCGCAGAGGACGGGTGTTAGGTCTCTCTGTTATGGCCCATCGTGCGGGAGAGATGATTGGAGAAGCACAGCTGCTTCGATCGCAGAATCTAAATTTTTCACGGATGGCTTCGGTCATCCATCCCTATCCTACATACAGTGAGGTTTTCACAAAAATTGGCAAAAGGGTCATGGTGGATAATCTGCTGAATCATCCTCTGGTCAAAATTTTCAGGAAGAAGAATCCAAATGAATGA
- a CDS encoding RecQ family ATP-dependent DNA helicase encodes MSLNTQINPLEILKKTFNYTEFQGDQEKIINRLLTVKDGHCLVIMPTGAGKSLCYQLPALGLPGKTLVISPLISLMKDQVDVLRKRGIRASYINSTVSKSDREKRLEDFVYGESKLLYLTPERLKNSDFMDRLKRADISLLAVDEAHCISSWGHDFRPDYSRIGEFRRTLGQPLTIALTATATVQVQQDIIRSLDLDESSVQKFHQGIQRPNLHLEAEEVMDDEMKLERMIRIIAKNPGSGIIYFSLIKTLEMFSALLDRMGISHLVYHGKLEQSERKKVQNSFMAGPELVLATNAFGMGIDKKDIRFIIHAEIPGSIESYYQEIGRAGRDGKDSLCSMLYNQDDLMIHMDFIKWSNPEPAFYKKLYQFLLKDLDKVNIFGMEYLREQLVYKNRYDFRLETALGMLERFAVISGSIQNKNLKLHLDLPNVLVDEQCHEEQINHQRQKLIGIVNYFRTDSCRFIFIEEYFGVVSQGRCRNCDNC; translated from the coding sequence ATGTCTTTAAATACTCAGATAAATCCTCTGGAAATTTTGAAAAAAACCTTTAACTATACAGAATTCCAGGGAGATCAGGAAAAGATCATCAATCGGCTGCTTACTGTAAAAGACGGTCATTGTCTTGTCATAATGCCCACTGGGGCTGGGAAATCACTCTGTTATCAGCTTCCCGCCCTCGGTCTTCCTGGAAAGACCCTTGTTATTAGCCCTCTTATCTCCCTTATGAAAGATCAGGTTGATGTTCTCAGGAAGAGGGGAATCCGGGCTTCCTATATCAATTCCACAGTGTCTAAAAGTGATAGAGAGAAACGTCTGGAAGATTTTGTATACGGTGAGTCAAAGCTCTTATATTTGACCCCGGAACGTCTAAAAAACTCTGATTTCATGGACAGGCTGAAAAGAGCGGATATCTCACTTCTTGCGGTGGATGAGGCACACTGTATTTCATCTTGGGGACATGATTTTAGACCCGATTACAGCCGTATCGGAGAGTTTCGGCGAACTTTGGGACAGCCCTTGACTATAGCTCTGACCGCAACGGCTACTGTTCAGGTGCAGCAGGATATCATCCGCTCACTCGATCTAGATGAATCTTCAGTTCAGAAATTTCATCAGGGTATACAGCGTCCCAATCTTCATCTGGAAGCTGAAGAGGTCATGGATGATGAGATGAAGCTGGAGAGGATGATCAGAATCATAGCCAAAAATCCCGGGAGTGGAATCATCTATTTCTCGTTGATTAAGACCCTTGAAATGTTTTCCGCGCTTTTGGATAGAATGGGTATTTCACATCTGGTTTATCATGGGAAACTGGAACAGTCGGAGCGTAAGAAAGTTCAGAATTCCTTTATGGCCGGACCCGAGCTTGTTCTGGCGACAAATGCCTTTGGCATGGGCATTGATAAGAAGGACATTCGTTTTATCATACATGCGGAAATCCCAGGCAGCATAGAATCCTACTACCAGGAGATTGGTCGTGCCGGTAGGGATGGAAAAGACTCTCTGTGTTCCATGCTCTATAATCAGGATGATCTTATGATCCATATGGATTTTATAAAATGGTCAAATCCTGAACCCGCCTTTTATAAAAAATTGTATCAGTTCCTGTTAAAAGATCTTGATAAAGTGAATATCTTCGGCATGGAGTATTTGAGGGAACAGCTTGTCTATAAGAACCGGTATGATTTTCGCCTTGAAACAGCACTGGGAATGTTGGAACGATTTGCTGTCATTTCGGGATCTATTCAGAACAAAAATTTAAAGCTCCATTTAGACCTTCCCAACGTCCTGGTGGATGAACAATGTCATGAAGAGCAGATCAATCATCAGCGTCAGAAGTTGATCGGCATCGTCAACTATTTCAGAACTGATTCCTGCCGGTTCATATTTATAGAAGAATACTTTGGAGTCGTGAGCCAGGGCCGTTGCCGGAACTGTGATAACTGCTGA
- a CDS encoding GGDEF domain-containing protein codes for MAKKLAFTKPVLLKQSGIFTSLLTHELRIIAKNSEYRNYRDGEPVFLTGESGNALYIVESGEVVIQKQDEYGPVIDFARFIEGNCFGELDMFTETKREASAYASRDTRLLVFPKAGTQFSDLLKEHPEISARILHKILVNIAVRIRGANSLIKENSPLMQELKKQVYRDKLTGINNHTYLMERIRKLIGDRKGFALIIVKPDNFKELNDNFGHEAGDSAIKVMARGLRDFIGDDSRTVRFKGNAMAVLCVGYNREEAYKVALEIRFFFNRLDVKDATGGKEFTLTASVGISLYPEHEIEPEALVFTTHELPLLGRRRGGISYYSPKTIRNANERNLCLSFPPGDD; via the coding sequence ATGGCCAAGAAGTTAGCCTTTACAAAACCAGTTCTACTAAAGCAGTCTGGTATTTTCACCTCACTTTTAACCCATGAATTGAGAATCATTGCCAAAAACAGCGAATACAGGAATTACAGGGATGGAGAGCCGGTTTTTTTGACAGGTGAATCAGGAAACGCCCTCTATATTGTTGAATCCGGAGAAGTTGTCATACAAAAACAGGACGAATACGGACCTGTTATTGATTTTGCCAGATTCATTGAAGGAAACTGCTTTGGTGAACTGGATATGTTTACAGAAACAAAAAGAGAGGCTTCCGCTTATGCTTCAAGAGACACCCGGCTACTTGTCTTTCCCAAAGCAGGGACTCAATTTTCTGATCTTCTAAAGGAGCATCCCGAAATATCCGCACGGATACTTCATAAGATCCTCGTCAATATTGCCGTAAGAATCCGGGGAGCCAACTCGCTGATCAAAGAGAACTCACCTCTCATGCAGGAGCTGAAAAAGCAGGTCTATAGAGACAAACTAACGGGAATTAATAACCACACATATTTAATGGAAAGGATAAGAAAACTCATCGGTGACCGAAAAGGCTTTGCTCTCATCATTGTAAAACCTGATAATTTCAAGGAATTAAATGATAATTTCGGCCATGAAGCGGGTGATTCGGCCATAAAGGTCATGGCCAGAGGGCTGCGCGATTTCATTGGGGATGACAGCAGGACAGTTCGTTTCAAAGGCAATGCCATGGCGGTTCTCTGCGTCGGGTACAACAGGGAAGAAGCCTATAAAGTGGCTTTGGAAATTCGATTTTTTTTCAATCGTCTTGATGTGAAAGATGCTACGGGCGGGAAAGAGTTCACTCTGACCGCCAGCGTTGGTATATCACTTTATCCAGAACATGAAATTGAACCCGAAGCCCTTGTATTCACCACCCATGAACTGCCTCTATTAGGGCGTAGACGGGGGGGAATCTCATATTATTCCCCGAAGACAATCAGGAATGCCAATGAAAGAAACCTCTGCCTTTCATTCCCACCAGGCGACGATTAA
- a CDS encoding diguanylate cyclase codes for MKETSAFHSHQATIKLLQSIKILSKLSPKDLQNLYSHMNEETFLEGQPLFNEGDKGEVMYIVLAGSVSILVNTPSGDPIEIAEIKEGNFLGEMSIFDSSERSATCTPKSDTRVLSLKSTDFYDFIKTNPKAGISIMHRMLHTVTLRLKHTGAFISDMVTWGEQARVRAITDDFTGLYNRRFLDEAIEERLNEAGASGQPLCLVMIDLDHFGTLNNLYGQETGDEVLLEVITIFRKLFRKEDILSRYGGDEFTFLLPGTKGEEALKICKALNEELRTIETLREKEGNLKTVTASIGIACYPDHGQNAEDLKEHADKALYRAKEAGRDTVRLWNDKERKVLAKTKITRIKERNQIVNNILDAIVQRDSFLIMGHQTPDEDCISSMIAMGLLINKFAKPVYLLIPGKINENFQYLLNICRYNAIQILPNTEALKVNVSTVILMDTPKPDMRELFPGMEELYSDTNILKIEIDHHLEADSAYSGDKGYCFVDEASSASELVGMIAFKLSNREDIFNDFNIQELFSRNFVLAVLTGIIGDSKMGKYLKTRREKWFYKLFSTMFSEILGSITHKNSSNFSSMDEVFNGLQQLSKQEDECFNLMMKQKVEISPKIGSVIITEDAIKKMRDKYDHETIVTVARYTADSLAETSRLLSLVVYYDDKKDSDLIQFRIRRSKSYKDLDLRKILEEKEIKNGGGHPGAIGFRFPASEVSDLTQYVKSLITLIEELMENAAP; via the coding sequence ATGAAAGAAACCTCTGCCTTTCATTCCCACCAGGCGACGATTAAACTGTTGCAATCCATTAAGATTCTCTCGAAACTTTCTCCAAAGGATCTTCAAAACCTTTACTCCCATATGAACGAGGAGACCTTCCTAGAGGGGCAGCCTCTGTTTAATGAAGGAGATAAGGGAGAAGTCATGTACATTGTACTCGCCGGTTCGGTGTCGATTTTGGTCAATACACCCAGTGGAGATCCCATAGAAATAGCGGAAATCAAGGAAGGGAACTTTCTGGGTGAAATGTCCATATTCGATAGCTCCGAAAGATCAGCCACCTGCACACCAAAGAGTGATACACGGGTTCTCAGCCTGAAATCTACAGATTTTTATGATTTCATCAAAACCAATCCGAAGGCAGGAATCTCCATCATGCATCGGATGCTTCATACGGTCACCCTCCGGTTAAAGCATACAGGAGCCTTTATTTCCGATATGGTCACCTGGGGTGAGCAGGCTCGTGTGAGAGCCATTACAGATGATTTTACAGGTCTTTATAACAGACGCTTTCTGGATGAGGCCATAGAGGAAAGGCTGAACGAAGCCGGTGCATCGGGACAGCCCCTCTGTTTGGTTATGATAGATCTTGATCATTTTGGCACACTTAACAATCTTTATGGGCAGGAAACAGGAGATGAAGTCCTTCTGGAAGTCATAACCATCTTTAGGAAACTTTTCAGAAAAGAAGATATTCTCTCTCGGTACGGCGGGGATGAGTTTACATTTCTACTCCCGGGAACAAAGGGAGAAGAAGCACTGAAAATTTGTAAGGCTCTCAACGAGGAACTCAGAACAATAGAAACCCTCAGAGAGAAAGAAGGAAACCTTAAAACAGTCACGGCTAGCATAGGAATTGCCTGTTATCCAGACCATGGGCAGAACGCCGAGGACTTAAAGGAACATGCTGACAAGGCTCTATACAGGGCAAAAGAAGCAGGTAGGGATACAGTAAGGCTCTGGAATGATAAGGAGAGAAAGGTTTTGGCAAAAACAAAAATTACCAGAATCAAAGAGAGAAATCAGATCGTCAATAATATCTTAGACGCGATTGTCCAAAGAGATTCATTTCTAATAATGGGTCATCAAACCCCGGATGAAGACTGTATTTCATCTATGATAGCCATGGGTCTTTTAATCAACAAATTTGCAAAACCTGTCTATCTGCTGATACCCGGAAAAATCAATGAGAATTTTCAGTACCTGCTCAATATTTGTCGCTACAATGCCATTCAGATCCTTCCAAACACTGAGGCTCTGAAGGTCAACGTATCCACGGTCATACTCATGGATACTCCCAAACCTGATATGAGAGAGCTCTTCCCTGGTATGGAAGAGCTATACAGCGATACCAATATACTAAAAATTGAAATAGACCATCATTTAGAAGCCGACAGTGCTTATAGTGGTGACAAGGGGTACTGCTTTGTGGATGAAGCCTCATCGGCTAGTGAACTTGTCGGCATGATAGCCTTTAAACTGAGCAACCGGGAAGACATCTTCAACGACTTTAATATTCAGGAACTCTTTTCGCGAAACTTTGTTCTTGCCGTATTGACTGGTATCATTGGCGATTCAAAGATGGGAAAATACCTGAAAACAAGACGGGAAAAGTGGTTCTACAAACTCTTTAGTACCATGTTCAGTGAGATATTAGGTTCAATTACCCACAAAAACTCTAGCAATTTTTCCTCCATGGACGAAGTGTTTAACGGTTTACAGCAGCTCTCCAAACAGGAAGATGAATGTTTTAATCTGATGATGAAACAGAAGGTTGAAATCTCACCCAAAATTGGGTCAGTAATCATAACAGAAGATGCCATAAAAAAAATGAGGGATAAGTACGACCACGAAACCATTGTTACTGTGGCGAGGTACACTGCCGATTCTCTTGCAGAAACCAGTCGACTGCTGAGCCTGGTTGTCTATTATGACGATAAGAAAGATTCCGACCTTATACAATTTCGAATCAGACGCAGTAAATCCTACAAGGATCTGGATTTGAGAAAGATTCTTGAAGAGAAGGAAATCAAAAATGGAGGCGGCCATCCTGGAGCCATTGGCTTCCGATTTCCAGCCTCCGAGGTCTCAGATTTAACTCAGTACGTCAAATCCCTGATTACCCTAATAGAAGAATTGATGGAAAATGCCGCCCCCTGA
- a CDS encoding 4Fe-4S binding protein, translated as MARDKFLFSSFTVFYFLAGFVNIHFAGLALLCMGTPFVLLVRNKKNLWCRGICPRRDYFSLFKFMNVGLKVPRWLVSFKMKNILFTYFCFNLMLIGLSTVFVSQGQMSPIDRVRLFIFFQIPLEMPQLFSFQTVNPVFLHLSYRFYSLMLSSVILGTILAVLFKPATWCVICPVNTLSQRYIDHLS; from the coding sequence ATGGCCAGGGATAAGTTTCTATTTTCTTCCTTCACTGTGTTCTATTTTTTAGCAGGCTTTGTGAATATTCATTTTGCCGGGTTGGCCCTTCTGTGTATGGGGACTCCTTTTGTTCTGCTTGTGAGGAATAAGAAGAACCTCTGGTGCCGGGGCATTTGTCCCAGGAGAGATTATTTTTCTTTGTTCAAATTTATGAATGTCGGGTTGAAAGTTCCCCGTTGGCTCGTTAGTTTTAAGATGAAAAATATCTTATTTACTTATTTTTGTTTCAATCTGATGCTTATAGGTCTATCTACTGTCTTTGTTAGTCAAGGACAAATGAGCCCCATCGACAGGGTTCGACTCTTTATATTTTTTCAAATTCCATTGGAAATGCCTCAGCTCTTTAGTTTTCAGACAGTCAATCCTGTTTTCCTTCATCTGTCTTACCGTTTCTATTCACTTATGCTATCCTCTGTCATTCTGGGAACAATCCTGGCTGTCCTTTTTAAGCCGGCAACCTGGTGTGTCATTTGTCCTGTGAATACTCTGAGCCAGAGGTATATAGATCATCTGTCTTAA